One genomic segment of Flagellimonas marinaquae includes these proteins:
- a CDS encoding ArnT family glycosyltransferase, with protein MSQKFPRLFFILLAVLFVLNLVQASITELIYDEAYYWYYAQNLSWGYFDHPSMVAFLIKLSSLFFDGELGVRFMSTILSAGTYILLWLLVDNPKKKDYVVHFFLLVFSFTLMNAYGFLTLPDTSLLFFTALFLWLYKRFLENEAILTTILLGLTMAALMYSKYHAVLVILFVFLSNYKLIFNKKAWLAVILALICYIPHFVWLYQNNFVSITFHLYERPNQAYSFDGFTLGYFLNIIAIIGLLFYWIYGSLFKFRPKDTFSKALVYLVYGVLIFFFISSFNRRVQAQWTIVVSIPLAIIAFDYLISNKKSRKWMYRTGIVSLVLLMYARAWMVHYPLFPMLYETHGNKVWTKELKEKSGGVPVVFENSYRRAPKYEFYSGVPAISLNNYMYRKNQYSIDGSEERVRGKKVLYVSKYKKSGDVTYMHLDSTIFFGNYIENFQSYRNLKCIVDKKENNTGYSLKVYNPYPFDIPLEQLKFTISYSNKHKQVKQMRSLKVNKLTPKASTLRSKDTLFYSFDLPLSKMENPSYFRIGIAENGLPPGLNGQPIKIE; from the coding sequence ATGTCTCAAAAGTTTCCCAGACTTTTTTTTATACTATTAGCGGTTCTTTTTGTACTCAATCTTGTTCAAGCTTCGATAACGGAATTGATTTACGATGAGGCCTATTACTGGTACTATGCGCAAAACTTGTCCTGGGGATATTTTGACCATCCTTCCATGGTTGCCTTTTTGATCAAACTAAGTAGTCTTTTCTTTGATGGTGAACTAGGGGTAAGGTTTATGAGCACCATACTTTCGGCCGGCACCTATATTTTGCTCTGGCTTTTGGTGGACAACCCCAAGAAAAAGGACTATGTTGTTCATTTTTTCTTGTTGGTGTTTTCTTTTACCTTGATGAACGCATATGGTTTTTTAACCTTGCCCGATACATCCCTACTGTTCTTTACCGCCCTGTTCCTATGGCTATACAAACGCTTTCTTGAAAACGAGGCTATCTTGACCACCATTTTACTGGGCCTGACCATGGCTGCGCTGATGTACAGTAAGTACCATGCGGTATTGGTCATCTTGTTTGTTTTCCTTTCCAACTACAAACTAATTTTTAACAAAAAAGCGTGGCTTGCAGTAATACTGGCCTTGATTTGCTACATTCCCCACTTTGTTTGGCTCTATCAGAACAACTTTGTATCCATTACCTTCCATTTGTACGAACGGCCCAACCAAGCCTATTCCTTTGATGGTTTTACATTGGGATATTTCTTGAACATTATTGCAATAATCGGTCTATTGTTCTATTGGATCTATGGTTCGCTTTTTAAGTTCAGGCCCAAGGATACTTTTTCCAAAGCTTTGGTTTATTTGGTATACGGTGTATTGATTTTCTTTTTCATTTCCAGTTTTAACAGAAGGGTACAAGCGCAGTGGACCATTGTTGTCTCGATCCCGTTGGCCATAATTGCTTTTGATTACCTGATCAGCAATAAAAAAAGTAGAAAATGGATGTACCGAACAGGTATTGTCAGCTTGGTGCTTTTAATGTACGCTAGGGCATGGATGGTACACTACCCGTTATTTCCCATGCTCTACGAAACCCATGGCAACAAGGTTTGGACCAAAGAGCTTAAAGAAAAGTCCGGGGGTGTTCCGGTTGTTTTCGAAAACTCCTATCGCAGAGCTCCCAAATATGAATTTTACTCGGGGGTTCCAGCCATTTCCTTGAACAATTATATGTACCGAAAAAACCAATATTCCATAGATGGTTCCGAAGAAAGGGTTCGTGGCAAAAAAGTATTGTACGTATCCAAATACAAAAAGAGTGGGGATGTGACCTATATGCATTTGGACAGCACCATATTTTTTGGAAACTATATTGAAAACTTTCAATCGTACCGAAATCTAAAGTGCATAGTGGACAAGAAGGAAAACAATACGGGTTATTCGTTAAAAGTATACAATCCTTATCCTTTTGACATCCCGTTGGAGCAATTAAAATTCACCATTTCCTATTCCAACAAACACAAACAAGTAAAACAAATGCGCTCTTTAAAAGTTAATAAGCTAACGCCGAAAGCTTCAACCTTGCGGTCCAAGGACACTTTGTTCTATTCTTTTGATCTACCCCTGTCCAAAATGGAAAACCCATCTTACTTTAGGATTGGAATTGCAGAAAATGGATTGCCTCCCGGACTAAACGGACAACCTATTAAAATTGAATGA
- a CDS encoding uroporphyrinogen-III synthase, with protein MKVKTILVSQPEPKVENSPYSRLIEKEKIKVDFRPFIHVEGVEAKNVRQQKIDLNNFSAIILTSRNSVDHFFRIADEMRFKVPDSMKYFCQSEAVAYYLQKYVVYRKRKIYVGKRTFNELIPLIKKYKDEKFLLPSSDSLKPIVPELLDELGVNWTRGIFYKTVISDLSDLRNVYYDILVFFSPSGIESLMKNFPDFEQNNTRIAVFGNSTVKAATNAGLRIDIQAPTPETPSMTMALQKYITSVNK; from the coding sequence ATGAAAGTAAAAACAATTTTGGTTTCCCAACCAGAACCCAAAGTCGAAAACTCACCTTACTCAAGATTAATTGAAAAAGAGAAAATTAAAGTAGATTTCAGACCATTCATTCATGTAGAAGGCGTAGAGGCCAAGAATGTTAGGCAACAAAAAATCGACTTGAACAACTTCTCTGCAATTATCTTGACCAGTAGAAACTCTGTTGACCATTTTTTTAGAATTGCTGATGAAATGCGCTTCAAGGTTCCGGATTCAATGAAATATTTTTGTCAGTCGGAGGCAGTTGCCTATTACTTACAAAAATATGTTGTATACCGTAAGAGAAAAATCTATGTTGGAAAAAGGACTTTCAACGAATTGATTCCTCTGATCAAAAAGTATAAGGACGAAAAATTCCTATTACCCTCATCTGATTCCCTAAAACCTATTGTCCCCGAATTATTGGACGAATTGGGAGTGAATTGGACACGTGGAATTTTTTACAAAACCGTGATCAGTGATCTTTCCGACCTAAGAAACGTTTATTACGACATCTTGGTATTCTTTAGCCCTTCTGGCATTGAGTCCTTGATGAAGAATTTTCCGGATTTTGAACAGAACAACACGAGAATTGCCGTTTTCGGCAATAGTACGGTAAAGGCCGCGACCAATGCAGGACTTAGAATCGATATTCAGGCGCCAACGCCAGAGACTCCATCGATGACCATGGCACTGCAGAAGTACATTACCAGTGTAAACAAATAA
- a CDS encoding DUF4271 domain-containing protein, producing the protein MMEPVEKTIISIDWMTVTLFISLVVLALGKYLYHKKFLNFIILPFNDKYILLHNKKGQFSHWFHLLLTLFQLINLSLFLYLVLRTFSLLPDGEPLTIYFILLGFLALFELVKFLVQMFTGFVFNNTVVISGLIFSKISYLNYSSIVILLTNILLIYITTNSKTAIYTAILCVALINGIGVAKLLKNYQKALFPYFVYFILYLCALEIAPLVLIGSYLKG; encoded by the coding sequence ATGATGGAACCGGTTGAAAAAACGATCATTTCTATAGATTGGATGACGGTTACGCTGTTCATCAGTTTGGTTGTTTTGGCTTTGGGCAAGTATTTGTACCACAAAAAATTCTTGAATTTTATTATCCTTCCATTTAATGATAAATACATTCTTCTCCATAATAAAAAAGGGCAATTTTCCCATTGGTTCCATCTACTTTTAACCCTTTTCCAATTAATCAACCTTTCACTGTTTCTTTACTTGGTCTTAAGAACTTTTTCCTTGTTGCCGGATGGCGAACCTCTTACCATTTATTTTATATTATTGGGTTTTTTGGCCCTGTTCGAACTGGTTAAATTTTTAGTTCAAATGTTCACGGGATTTGTTTTTAACAATACAGTTGTTATAAGCGGCCTGATTTTTAGTAAAATTTCTTACCTCAACTACAGCAGTATTGTAATTTTACTCACCAACATATTATTGATTTACATTACAACCAACTCAAAAACAGCAATATATACTGCAATTCTATGTGTTGCCCTAATTAATGGCATTGGTGTGGCCAAGCTGTTGAAGAACTATCAAAAAGCACTGTTCCCTTATTTTGTCTATTTTATTTTGTACCTTTGCGCACTCGAAATTGCGCCCTTGGTGTTAATTGGAAGCTATTTAAAAGGTTGA